From Anticarsia gemmatalis isolate Benzon Research Colony breed Stoneville strain chromosome 3, ilAntGemm2 primary, whole genome shotgun sequence, one genomic window encodes:
- the Caper gene encoding RNA-binding protein 39-like protein Caper, with amino-acid sequence MAEDLDVEAMLEAPYIKSDNTSSSKHRSDKYSDKHKEKDRDGSRRRSRSRDKRRSKDRDSRRSRDRDDKKDKDRGREDRKERDRDRERDRDRGDRDRDRERERDRGDRERDRDKDKDKDKDKDKDRERDRSHRDKDREKDKERERDKEKRRSSKDKERSRERDRSSRDRTAHRREKTQERDPAKEYRSKSRGLEPKLEDLPPEERDLRTVFCMQLSQRIRAKDLEEFFSSVGKVRDVRLITCNKTRRFKGIAYIEFKDAESVPLALGLTGQKLLGVPIIVQHTQAEKNRVGNTLPNLAPKTSNGPTRLYVGSLHFNITEDMLRGIFEPFGKIDHIQLMTDPETGKSKGYGFLTFHHAADAKKAMEQLNGFELAGRPMKVGNVTERTDGGSSTRFDADELDRAGIDLGATGRLQLMFKLAEGTGLQIPPAAASVLMGAGSALVTPQPQVAPPIATQCFMLNNMFDPASETNPNWDIEIRDDVISECNKHGGVLHVYVDKASPQGNVYCKCPTIATAVASVNTLHGRWFAGRVITAAYVPLVNYHSLFPDAMTALTLLLPSRQR; translated from the exons atGGCTGAAGACTTGGATGTTGAAGCTATGCTAGAAGCTCCTTACATTAAATCG GATAACACTTCCTCTTCAAAGCATCGATCGGACAAGTATTCTGATAAGCACAAAGAAAAGGACAGAGATGGCAGTCGAAG ACGAAGCAGATCAAGAGACAAAAGAAGATCAAAAGATAGGGATTCTCGTCGCTCAAGAGACAGGGATGATAAAAAAGATAAAGACAGAGGAAGAGAAGACAGAAAGGAACGTGACAGGGATCGTGAGCGCGATCGTGATAGAGGGGACCGTGATAGGGATCGTGAACGCGAACGAGACCGAGGGGACAGGGAACGCGATAGAGATAAGGACAAGGACAAAGACAAAGATAAGGATAAAGACAGAGAACGCGATCGTAGCCACAGGGATAAAGATCGCGAAAAAGATAAGGAACGTGAACGTGATAAAGAAAAGAGGCGTAGCAGTAAGGACAAAGAGCGCAGCCGAGAAAGAGATCGTAGCAGTCGTGACCGTACTGCCCATAGAAGGGAAAAGACACAGGAACGAGACCCAGCAAAGGAATACCGCTCAAAATCTAGGGGATTAGAACCTAAATTGGAGGATTTACCTCCCGAAGAAAGGGATCTCCGCACTGTCTTCTGTATGCAATTATCTCAAAGAATTCGCGCGAAAGATCTTGAAGAATTTTTTTCATCTGTTGGCAAAGTCAGAGATGTAAGACTAATAACCTGTAATAAAACTAGAAGATTCAAAGGAATAGCATATATAGAATTCAAAGATGCAGAATCTGTCCCATTG gcACTAGGTTTGACTGGACAAAAACTGCTGGGTGTTCCTATTATAGTGCAACACACCCAGGCTGAAAAAAATAGAGTAGGAAATACATTGCCTAACTTAGCACCAAAGACTAGTAATGGACCAACAAGACTGTATGTGGGCTCTctgcattttaatattacagaaGACATGTTACGTGGAATATTTGAACCTTTTGGAAAAATTGATCACATTCAACTTATGACTGATCCTGAAACTGGCAAAAGTAAAGGATATGGATTCCTTACG TTTCATCACGCTGCTGACGCGAAGAAAGCAATGGAGCAATTAAATGGTTTTGAGTTAGCTGGACGTCCTATGAAAGTGGGTAATGTTACAGAGAGAACAGATGGTGGTTCAAGCACACGCTTTGATGCAGATGAGTTAGATCGCGCTGGTATTGACCTGGGAGCTACTGGCCGATTGCAACTTATGTTCAAACTTGCTGAAGGCACTGGCTTACag ATTCCCCCTGCAGCTGCGTCAGTATTGATGGGGGCTGGATCCGCACTAGTGACTCCACAACCGCAAGTTGCACCACCTATTGCGACCCAGTGCTTCATGCTTAATAATATGTTCGACCCAGCATC GGAAACAAATCCAAACTGGGACATTGAAATCAGAGATGATGTTATAAGTGAATGTAATAAACATGGTGGAGTTCTTCATGTTTATGTGGACAAAGCATCTCCTCAAGGGAATGTCTATTGTAAATGTCCCACGATAGCAACAGCAGTGGCGTCAGTAAACACTTTGCATGGACGATGGTTCGCTGGTCGTGTGATTACTGCAGCGTACGTCCCGCTTGTCAACTATCATTCTCTATTTCCTGATGCCATGACAGCACTAACCTTGTTGCTGCCGTCCCGACAACGATAA
- the LOC142987358 gene encoding uncharacterized protein LOC142987358 isoform X2: MRNSGSEEDGGQFLFDFTKDDDVQAWQEQSDTVRDVGMSKATFVIHKNLGFRRAIFFALLNPQLNGAGFAGIRAIRSYNLTGHTKLQLKCRGQGQFNGFKVILRHRGLNDEPNYSFEQYFQAPKDEFAIRNLKFSEFKAYYRGKRVNNNETLDLAQVTSLGIQMYGGVYQPIKQKGPATLEIDWIKAV, translated from the exons ATGCgcaatag TGGTAGCGAAGAAGATGGCGGGCAGTTTCTTTTCGATTTTACCAAAGATGACGATGTTCAAGCGTGGCAAGAACAATCTGATACTGTGCGCGATGTTGGAATGTCGAAAGCTACGTTTGTAATTCATAAGAATTTAGGCTTCCGTAGAGCCATATTTTTCGCTCTTTTGAATCCTCAACTGAATGGAGCTGGCTTCGCAGGAATAAGAGCTATTCGATCATACAACCTTACCGGCCACACTAAACttcaattaaaatgtagagGCCAGGGACAGTTCAACggtttcaaagttattttaagacaCAGGGGATTGAATGACGAACCTAATTATTCTTTTGAACAGTATTTTCAG GCTCCGAAAGACGAGTTTGCCATCCGAAACCTTAAATTTTCGGAGTTCAAGGCTTACTATAGAGGGAAGAGAGTAAACAATAACGAAACTCTAGATTTAGCTCAAGTTACAAGCCTAGGTATACAAATGTATGGTGGAGTTTACCAGCCAATCAAGCAAAAAGGACCCGCAACTCTAGAAATTGACTGGATTAAAGcagtttga
- the LOC142987353 gene encoding protein 60A-like, whose product MFSVYVIKTDDVCKAKEGRNVASAALAAAAAHLEWAGSPADPAARLRRSVLASRVSAPTANMAGHNAAWLCACFFLFTVAEAVLSGLYIDNGVDQTVIHHSMTRHERMVVEHEILELLGLGERPRRSRAPPLDRSAPSFLLDVYKQLAEEHEQARPTRSSEMALSSEEQHAIDESDLIMTFQSKRHHLGALRHGHGRHVWFEVTGAPGDASSLLTAELRLHQAATKTEDPTSLYTVVAHRVISVDNLGSLQMEQVAAVNTSAGAEGWLELNVTSALASWLSSPADNRGFFITLHPHSQPERHVKPEEIGLEEPRGVVSEGKQPFLVAFFKNGPKLVGTDVGARRKREARRWRSQGYSENYLTRNPLTDTSHWTTRSCEIQTLYVSFKDLKWQDWIIAPDGYGAFYCSGECNFPLNAHKNATNHAIVQTLVHLLNPTKVPKPSCAPIKLSAISVLYYTDDSNVILRKYKNMVVKSCGCH is encoded by the exons ATGTTTAGTGTTTACGTTATTAAAACGGACGATGTATGTAAGGCGAAAGAGGGGAGGAATGTGGCAAGtgcggcgctggcggcggctGCGGCCCACCTTGAGTGGGCAGGTTCACCGGCTGATCCCGCCGCGCGCCTCCGCCGCTCAGTTCTCGCCAGTCGAGTGAGCGCTCCGACAGCGAATATGGCTGGACATAATGCGGCGTGGCTTTGcgcgtgtttttttttgtttaccgTAGCAGAGGCCGTTCTCTCCGGATTATACATTGATAATGGCGTTGACCAAACTGTCATACATCACTCGATGACTCGGCACGAGAGAATGGTGGTGGAGCATGAAATACTGGAGTTATTGGGACTCGGGGAGAGGCCTCGCAGATCTCGAGCGCCACCACTGGACCGCTCCGCGCCCAGCTTCTTGTTGGACGTGTACAAGCAATTGGCTGAAGAACATGAGCAAGCTCGCCCCACACGAAGCTCCGAGATGGCACTCAGCAGTGAGGAACAACATGCTATTGACGAGAGCGACCTCATCATGACCTTTCAAAGCAAAA GACATCATTTGGGAGCCCTGCGACACGGTCACGGCAGACACGTATGGTTCGAGGTGACGGGAGCTCCGGGAGACGCTTCTTCCCTTCTCACCGCCGAGCTGCGGCTGCATCAGGCTGCGACCAAGACTGAGGACCCCACCAGTCTGTACACTGTCGTCGCTCACAGAGTTATCAGTGTTGATAACTTGGG gAGCCTTCAGATGGAGCAGGTGGCGGCTGTGAACACGAGCGCAGGCGCCGAGGGGTGGCTGGAGCTGAACGTGACCAGTGCGCTGGCCTCGTGGCTATCCTCACCCGCTGATAACCGCGGCTTCTTCATCACTCTACATCCACACTCACAACCTG AGCGTCATGTTAAGCCAGAAGAGATTGGTTTGGAGGAGCCACGCGGGGTCGTGTCAGAGGGCAAGCAGCCGTTCTTAGTAGCATTCTTCAAAAATGGCCCCAAGCTGGTAGGGACTGACGTAGGTGCCAGAAGAAAACGAGAGGCGAGACGATGGCGTTCACAAGGTTATTCAGAAAACTATCTTACCCGGAATCCGCTCACAG ATACATCGCATTGGACGACGAGAAGCTGTGAGATCCAGACCCTTTATGTCAGCTTTAAGGACCTAAAGTGGCAG GATTGGATCATTGCACCGGACGGGTACGGCGCGTTTTATTGCAGCGGAGAATGCAACTTCCCGTTAAATGCACACAAGAACGCCACTAATCACGCAATTGTGCAGACTTTAGTACATTTACTGAACCCTACCAAG GTGCCAAAGCCATCGTGTGCTCCTATCAAACTGTCGGCAATATCAGTGTTGTACTACACAGACGACTCCAACGTGATCCTGCGCAAGTACAAAAACATGGTTGTCAAGAGCTGTGGGTGTCATTGA
- the LOC142987358 gene encoding uncharacterized protein LOC142987358 isoform X1: MFNEKVLCVLYLFAGLVLCTNYVLCNNSGSEEDGGQFLFDFTKDDDVQAWQEQSDTVRDVGMSKATFVIHKNLGFRRAIFFALLNPQLNGAGFAGIRAIRSYNLTGHTKLQLKCRGQGQFNGFKVILRHRGLNDEPNYSFEQYFQAPKDEFAIRNLKFSEFKAYYRGKRVNNNETLDLAQVTSLGIQMYGGVYQPIKQKGPATLEIDWIKAV, from the exons atgtttaatgaaaaagtgctttgtgttttgtatttgtttgcAGGCTTAGTGCTTTGTACTAACTATGTACTGTGTAATAACAG TGGTAGCGAAGAAGATGGCGGGCAGTTTCTTTTCGATTTTACCAAAGATGACGATGTTCAAGCGTGGCAAGAACAATCTGATACTGTGCGCGATGTTGGAATGTCGAAAGCTACGTTTGTAATTCATAAGAATTTAGGCTTCCGTAGAGCCATATTTTTCGCTCTTTTGAATCCTCAACTGAATGGAGCTGGCTTCGCAGGAATAAGAGCTATTCGATCATACAACCTTACCGGCCACACTAAACttcaattaaaatgtagagGCCAGGGACAGTTCAACggtttcaaagttattttaagacaCAGGGGATTGAATGACGAACCTAATTATTCTTTTGAACAGTATTTTCAG GCTCCGAAAGACGAGTTTGCCATCCGAAACCTTAAATTTTCGGAGTTCAAGGCTTACTATAGAGGGAAGAGAGTAAACAATAACGAAACTCTAGATTTAGCTCAAGTTACAAGCCTAGGTATACAAATGTATGGTGGAGTTTACCAGCCAATCAAGCAAAAAGGACCCGCAACTCTAGAAATTGACTGGATTAAAGcagtttga
- the c12.1 gene encoding spliceosome-associated protein CWC15 — protein sequence MTTAARPTFDPARGGQGRGEKDLSAISRQYSSRDLPGHTKLKYREQGQGTTEELRSRDFRKELDDREKDGSKTSSARRQVEPPLKRPKIDQVPAASLDADDPLEGDSSDSDDSDDDTAALLAELNKIKKERAIEQAKKDAERKQEEERIRMENILSGNPLLNYSAAGNKNDLKVKRRWDDDVVFKNCARSEPEKKPNTFINDSLRSEFHKKFMEKYVK from the exons ATGACTACAGCAGCGAGGCCTACTTTTGATCCGGCTAGGGGTGGCCAAGGTAGAGGTGAAAAAGACTTGAGTGCTATATCTCGTCAATATTCAAGCAGAGATCTTCCAGGACACACCAAGTTAAAATATAG AGAGCAAGGCCAGGGTACTACAGAGGAATTGCGTTCAAGGGACTTCAGGAAGGAGTTAGATGATAGAGAAAAGGATGGGTCTAAAACCTCGAGTGCAAGGAGACAGGTAGAACCACCTTTAAAAAGACCAAAGATAGACCAAGTGCCCGCTGCCAGTTTAGATGCTGATGACCCACTCGAGGGAGACTCCTCAGACTCGGATGATTCTGATGATGACACTGCAGCATTGTTGGCTGAGCTAAACAAGATCAAAAAAGAGAGGGCAATAGAACAGGCCAAAAAG gatGCAGAGCGAAAACAAGAAGAGGAGAGAATTCGAATGGAGAACATTCTATCTGGAAATCCATTGTTAAACTATTCCGCCGCTGGAAACAAAAATGACTTAAAG GTAAAAAGAAGATGGGATGATGATGTTGTTTTCAAAAACTGTGCCCGATCTGAGCCTGAGAAGAAGCCCAACACCTTCATTAATGACTCTCTGAGGTCTGAGTTCCATAAGAAGTTTATGGAAAAGTATGTAAAATAA